A genome region from Micromonospora peucetia includes the following:
- a CDS encoding DHA2 family efflux MFS transporter permease subunit encodes MRANRDPERGVAPVTTPPRPRSANPWAALLVLCLGNFLILLDTSIVNTAVPDMMRSLDTGIDSMLWVLNGYLLALASLLIVAGRLGDLFGPRAVFMAGMAVFAVASVLCGAAQSPGQLIAARVVQGVGAAALLPQALVLISGIFPAARRGAAFGIFTAVAGVAAVSGPTLGGLVITRLGWEWIFYLNVPLSAAGVALAWWLVPDLRSRRPRHLDLAGVLLATAALVGLMYALIEGERHDWGTVRGPVSIPAILAASAVCGVVFTLGQRRQREPLVPPGLFRLGNFAPATLITLVSSFGLYGFLLVFVIETQALLGMSPLESGLAALPWTVVLSVVAPVAGRLTDRLGGRRLLTGGLTVYALGVLGMAVLVTPSSTAGTFVVPLIAVGIGMGASIAPTTTEAMRHVPAQLAGAAAGVLNTARQVGGALGAAVVGAVLQHRLADTLPEAARAGAAQLPPEARADFLHGFGGAAGEGVKLGAGQAGGFVVPPGTPPELADRYRDVAAGAFADAFLPAVRPALGVVVGVLLLGGLFALRLRGRPADDHRSRSAQCEKTPATPPADD; translated from the coding sequence GTGCGGGCGAACCGTGACCCCGAGCGGGGTGTCGCCCCGGTGACGACGCCGCCGCGACCGAGATCCGCCAACCCGTGGGCGGCGCTGCTGGTGCTCTGCCTCGGCAACTTCCTCATCCTGCTCGACACGAGCATCGTCAACACCGCGGTGCCGGACATGATGCGGTCCCTGGACACCGGGATCGACAGCATGCTCTGGGTGCTGAACGGCTACCTGCTGGCGTTGGCGTCCCTGCTGATCGTCGCGGGTCGGCTGGGCGACCTGTTCGGCCCGCGTGCCGTCTTCATGGCCGGCATGGCGGTGTTCGCGGTGGCCTCGGTGCTCTGCGGGGCGGCCCAGTCGCCGGGGCAGCTCATCGCGGCGCGGGTGGTCCAGGGCGTGGGCGCCGCGGCGCTGCTGCCGCAGGCGCTGGTCCTCATCTCCGGCATCTTCCCGGCCGCCCGGCGGGGCGCCGCCTTCGGGATCTTCACCGCCGTCGCCGGGGTGGCCGCCGTCAGCGGCCCCACCCTCGGCGGTCTCGTGATCACCCGGCTCGGCTGGGAGTGGATCTTCTATCTCAACGTGCCGCTCAGCGCGGCGGGCGTCGCCCTGGCCTGGTGGCTCGTCCCCGACCTGCGCTCTCGCCGGCCGCGTCACCTCGACCTCGCCGGGGTGCTGCTGGCCACCGCCGCCCTGGTGGGCCTCATGTACGCCCTCATCGAGGGCGAACGGCACGACTGGGGGACGGTGCGCGGGCCGGTGAGTATCCCGGCCATCCTGGCCGCCTCGGCGGTGTGCGGGGTGGTCTTCACGCTAGGGCAACGCCGGCAGCGCGAGCCGCTCGTCCCGCCCGGCCTCTTCCGCCTCGGCAACTTCGCCCCGGCGACCCTGATCACGCTCGTCAGCTCGTTCGGGCTGTACGGATTCCTGCTGGTCTTCGTGATCGAGACGCAGGCGCTGCTCGGCATGAGCCCGCTGGAGTCGGGCCTCGCCGCGCTGCCCTGGACGGTGGTGCTCAGCGTCGTCGCGCCGGTCGCCGGGCGGCTCACCGACCGGCTCGGCGGTCGGCGCCTGCTCACCGGCGGGCTCACCGTGTACGCGCTCGGCGTACTGGGCATGGCGGTGCTGGTCACGCCGAGCTCCACGGCCGGCACCTTCGTCGTACCGCTGATCGCGGTCGGCATCGGCATGGGGGCATCCATCGCGCCGACCACGACCGAGGCGATGCGCCACGTTCCCGCCCAACTGGCCGGCGCGGCCGCGGGCGTGCTCAACACGGCACGCCAGGTCGGCGGCGCGCTCGGCGCGGCGGTCGTCGGCGCCGTCCTGCAACACCGGCTGGCCGACACCCTGCCCGAGGCCGCCCGGGCGGGGGCGGCACAGCTGCCCCCCGAGGCCCGCGCGGACTTTTTGCACGGGTTCGGCGGGGCCGCCGGGGAGGGCGTCAAGCTGGGCGCCGGTCAGGCCGGCGGGTTCGTCGTGCCGCCCGGGACCCCACCGGAGCTCGCCGACCGGTACCGGGACGTGGCGGCGGGCGCGTTCGCCGACGCGTTCCTGCCCGCCGTCCGGCCCGCGCTGGGGGTGGTGGTGGGCGTCCTGCTGCTCGGTGGCCTGTTCGCGCTCAGGCTGCGCGGGCGCCCGGCCGACGACCACCGGTCGCGCTCCGCACAGTGCGAGAAGACACCTGCCACGCCACCCGCCGATGATTGA
- a CDS encoding carboxymuconolactone decarboxylase family protein, whose translation MLTHVRHVTPVAPEAADGPVARVYRQMAEDFGVLAPPVLLHSPSPDVLRACWLMLRETLLAEGLVDREAKEVVAAAVSESNRCPYCVEVHGATAAGLLGDAGGWLSAGVGGIGDPRLRALAEWARHSGADTTARRRPPPFPAEHGPELIGVAVAFHYLNRMVSVFLQDSPLPPAPVGVRAGVRRTAARIMGALARAGRPPGRSLELLPPAPPEADLAWAVGQPHVAAAFARAGQAVRRAGEAALPEHVRRRILTCLADPPPPEPGGGRWFDAAVAELTPAERPVARLALLTALAPYRVTDAAVAACRDGGAGDATLVAATAWTSLATARRIGAGLHEDHPGSAPLGVPGGEVAVEEETSRAGEP comes from the coding sequence ATGCTGACCCACGTCCGACACGTGACGCCGGTCGCCCCGGAGGCCGCCGACGGGCCCGTCGCGCGGGTCTACCGGCAGATGGCCGAGGACTTCGGCGTCCTCGCTCCCCCCGTACTGCTGCACTCCCCCTCCCCCGACGTGCTGCGGGCCTGCTGGCTGATGCTGCGCGAAACGCTGCTCGCCGAAGGGCTGGTCGACCGCGAGGCCAAGGAGGTGGTCGCCGCCGCCGTCTCCGAGAGCAACCGGTGCCCGTACTGCGTGGAGGTGCACGGCGCCACGGCGGCCGGGCTGCTGGGCGACGCGGGCGGGTGGCTGAGCGCCGGGGTCGGCGGGATCGGCGACCCCCGGCTGCGGGCCCTGGCCGAGTGGGCCCGGCACAGCGGGGCCGACACCACGGCGCGCCGCCGCCCACCGCCGTTCCCCGCCGAGCACGGGCCGGAGCTGATCGGCGTGGCGGTGGCCTTCCACTACCTCAACCGGATGGTCAGCGTCTTCCTTCAGGACTCCCCGTTGCCGCCGGCGCCGGTCGGGGTCCGCGCCGGGGTCCGACGGACGGCCGCCCGCATCATGGGGGCGCTGGCCCGCGCCGGACGGCCACCCGGCCGTTCCCTGGAGCTGCTGCCCCCCGCGCCGCCGGAGGCCGACCTGGCCTGGGCCGTCGGGCAGCCGCACGTGGCCGCCGCCTTCGCCCGGGCCGGCCAGGCGGTCCGCCGCGCCGGGGAGGCCGCCCTGCCGGAGCACGTCCGGCGGCGGATCCTGACCTGCCTGGCCGACCCGCCGCCCCCGGAGCCCGGCGGCGGCCGGTGGTTCGACGCCGCCGTCGCCGAACTGACGCCGGCCGAGCGGCCCGTCGCCCGGCTGGCGCTGTTGACCGCGCTCGCGCCGTACCGGGTCACCGACGCCGCCGTCGCCGCCTGCCGCGACGGCGGGGCCGGCGACGCCACGCTGGTCGCGGCCACGGCCTGGACGAGCCTGGCCACGGCCCGCCGGATCGGCGCGGGCCTGCACGAGGACCACCCCGGTTCGGCCCCGCTCGGCGTACCCGGCGGCGAGGTCGCCGTCGAGGAGGAGACGTCGCGTGCGGGCGAACCGTGA